Genomic window (Drosophila sulfurigaster albostrigata strain 15112-1811.04 chromosome 2R, ASM2355843v2, whole genome shotgun sequence):
TGCAGCACGAGATGCTGATGGCCTGGGAGGGTAAGTTGGTAAATAGAACATAAAGTATTTACTACAACTGACTCCACATTGTTGCAGAGTTCGAGCTGATGCATCATCTGCCGCTGGCGCAGCAATCCAGCGAGTCGGATGCCAAGTTTATCTTAAAGCTTTACGAATCAAGATTGAAAAAGTATTACGAGCTGATCTCGGCACGCAATGCCGAAGAGATTTCGCCCATTGTCAATCCGGATGTGCTCAAGTACATCAAGGAGTTCACGGTGCGTGTGCAGCAAACCTGCTCTACTGACTCGCAGTTCCCTAAATCCAACCTACCCAAGGTGCCTGTGACGCCAGCTCACTTCATGTCGCCTGCTCAAAAGTAAGTAGTTATCTAGTTtcgatttgtatttttaattaagctgTTTTTCTGTAGAGTGTTGGAGGATTTAAAGGCTCCCACATTCTCGTTGCAGACGAGTTTGTCACGTGCTTCCTCCATGATTGATGCCACGCAGCGCTCGCTCTTCGACGCCTCTAATCGGCGTGCCTCGGGCGACCAGGACTTGGACACGCTGATGTCGCTCAACGACTGTTTAACGCGCGTGCAGCGCAGCACAGATCTCTTGGCTGCCGAAGCAGAGAAGTGCTTCTACGACTGCGATTACAAGCAGTGCCTTAAAATACTCAATGAGTAAGCAAGTGGCATGCAATTCAACCTATATTTGTCTCTAATATTGTCTAATTTTAGCCTGCTTAAGATTGATCCGTTCCACAATAATGCGCTGACTATTCAAATCGCTTGCCTTGTCGAGAACGGCGACTTTAACAGGCTTTTCTATGTGGCGCACAAACTCGTTGATCGCTACCCCGACAAGGCAATTTCCTGGTACGCCGTTGGCTGCTACTACGATATGATAGGCAAGAGTGATCCGGCGCGTCGTTACCTCTCCAAGGCCACTTCCCTGGATCGTCTTTATGGCCCCGCTTGGCTGGCCTATGGTCACTCCTTTGCCAATGAGAACGAGCACGAACAGGCGATGGCTGCCTACTTTAAGGCCACTCAGCTGATGCGCGGCTGCCATTTGCCGCTTCTCTACATTGGCGTGGAGTGCGGACTGACCAAGAATCTGGAACTAGCCGAGAAGTTCTTTCTGCAGGCCATGACAATTGCGCCCAtggatgtgtatgtgttgcaTGAGCTTGGCGTGATTAAGTACGAGTACGAATACTACGATGGGGCAGCCACAATCTTCCAGTGCACCGTGG
Coding sequences:
- the LOC133836414 gene encoding LOW QUALITY PROTEIN: cell division cycle protein 16 homolog (The sequence of the model RefSeq protein was modified relative to this genomic sequence to represent the inferred CDS: deleted 1 base in 1 codon) produces the protein MAGDNENSNTDTSNDHIDLAQYRKLVKQFIDMRRYSTALFWAEKVAVLSGQEPRDVYYQAQCMFLLGEFHRAAHTIQHYQLQKSSLPCFNLLLESLYAAKEYNEAANIIQAVDVETMSTSIVHPPQDAASGFNLESNSVFGGEENNRNELLASIYLMKGKVYEALDNRGMAMDFYVQALHKSIYCFEALEALVQHEMLMAWEEFELMHHLPLAQQSSESDAKFILKLYESRLKKYYELISARNAEEISPIVNPDVLKYIKEFTVRVQQTCSTDSQFPKSNLPKVPVTPAHFMSPAQKVLEDLKAPTFSLQTSLSRASSMIDATQRSLFDASNRRASGDQDLDTLMSLNDCLTRVQRSTDLLAAEAEKCFYDCDYKQCLKILNDLLKIDPFHNNALTIQIACLVENGDFNRLFYVAHKLVDRYPDKAISWYAVGCYYDMIGKSDPARRYLSKATSLDRLYGPAWLAYGHSFANENEHEQAMAAYFKATQLMRGCHLPLLYIGVECGLTKNLELAEKFFLQAMTIAPMDVYVLHELGVIKYEYEYYDGAATIFQCTVDIIKQRAKTNNEEISARWEPLFINLGHSLRRIQKYEEALYNFQYALLLKPQSAPTYTSMGFIHALLGNLDEAIEYFHKSLALNRDCIVTSTILKNCIEDLMDDNTTINEICSKALRDVTESITASTRQMLNADKLNGIKMNLKFEEEEELPNSNSNSDSNMVVDMSLDT